A portion of the Myxococcales bacterium genome contains these proteins:
- a CDS encoding protein kinase — MAAVPTTPPRQFKPGDRLAGKYSLTRRIAVGGMGEIWVARNEMTAAEVAVKVLRADIERKADVEGRFRHEAQVGATLSHRNVVKVFDLAAEPDGTLVLVMELLRGETLRRALKVRTSPMSATEATAIIAPVLSALQHAHDVGIVHRDLKPANILLAVDPDGHVTPKLLDFGIAKVANSSVKTLFGRVLGTPRYMSPEQIRGEQKLDGRSDVFSVGVLLIELMTGSSPFRAVSPSASLAAVLEQEIDPDQRVDPQVWLVLKRAIAKRAYERFASASEFATALKRAVGATDAELQEALQRAAPARASFSDLASVFGPDTGDSDNDDADAEEVDLNVATTAGPDDGVEPGIGVTQPSRTRLRWIAAVVLGAAALLLTAAFLLQRTRPLSQPVATGGQTTVPSTAPSPVEGAAADAPSSNSSGSAATSEGSAPKEPPAKSSASVSTAKPSKGPPKKKPVARTPDF, encoded by the coding sequence ATGGCCGCCGTCCCGACCACCCCGCCCCGGCAGTTCAAGCCGGGCGATCGCCTCGCAGGGAAGTACTCCCTGACGCGGCGCATCGCCGTGGGCGGCATGGGTGAGATCTGGGTCGCGCGCAACGAGATGACCGCCGCGGAGGTCGCTGTGAAGGTCCTCCGCGCTGACATCGAGCGAAAGGCTGACGTCGAAGGACGCTTCCGCCACGAGGCCCAAGTCGGGGCCACCTTGTCTCATCGCAACGTCGTCAAGGTCTTCGATCTCGCCGCCGAGCCCGACGGAACGCTGGTCCTGGTGATGGAGCTGCTCCGCGGCGAGACGCTTCGGCGCGCGCTCAAGGTCCGCACCTCGCCGATGTCCGCGACGGAGGCGACAGCCATCATCGCGCCGGTCCTGTCGGCACTCCAACACGCCCACGACGTCGGCATCGTTCACCGCGACTTGAAGCCCGCCAACATCCTCTTGGCCGTCGACCCCGACGGACACGTCACGCCAAAGCTCCTCGATTTCGGCATCGCCAAGGTCGCCAACTCGAGCGTCAAGACGCTCTTCGGGCGTGTCCTTGGCACGCCGCGCTACATGTCTCCGGAGCAGATTCGCGGCGAGCAGAAGCTCGACGGCCGCAGCGACGTGTTCAGCGTCGGTGTGCTCCTCATCGAGCTGATGACCGGTTCGTCTCCGTTTCGCGCGGTCTCCCCGTCGGCGTCTTTGGCCGCCGTGCTTGAGCAGGAGATCGATCCCGATCAGCGGGTCGACCCGCAAGTGTGGCTCGTCCTCAAGCGTGCCATCGCAAAACGCGCCTACGAGAGGTTCGCCAGCGCATCGGAGTTTGCCACGGCGCTCAAGCGAGCCGTTGGAGCCACGGACGCCGAGCTTCAAGAGGCGCTGCAGCGGGCGGCACCGGCGAGGGCAAGCTTCTCCGATCTGGCTTCGGTCTTCGGTCCCGACACGGGAGACTCAGACAACGATGATGCTGACGCGGAAGAGGTGGACCTCAACGTTGCAACGACCGCGGGGCCGGACGACGGGGTAGAGCCCGGCATCGGCGTTACCCAGCCGTCGCGAACACGCCTCCGTTGGATCGCCGCCGTGGTGCTCGGCGCGGCGGCGCTTCTCCTCACGGCGGCCTTCCTGCTCCAGAGGACGCGCCCGCTATCGCAACCGGTGGCCACGGGCGGCCAAACGACCGTCCCCTCAACAGCCCCTTCGCCGGTGGAAGGCGCCGCAGCCGACGCTCCCTCGTCCAACAGCTCCGGCAGCGCCGCGACCTCTGAAGGGAGCGCACCGAAAGAGCCGCCCGCCAAGTCGAGCGCCAGCGTGAGCACGGCGAAGCCTTCCAAAGGGCCGCCGAAAAAGAAGCCGGTGGCGCGCACCCCGGATTTTTGA